From one Montipora capricornis isolate CH-2021 chromosome 10, ASM3666992v2, whole genome shotgun sequence genomic stretch:
- the LOC138021119 gene encoding uncharacterized protein, protein MILYYLASTSEYRTIANLFGVSKAFLCNSIKDVSCAIIKSLQGRLIYIPKNDELKSILETYREKWGFPMCAGAIDGTHIPIIAPKEDHTDYVNRKGYHSVVMQAVVDCNYLFRDVVIGWPGSVHDARILSNSSVYEKGNNKTLFPDIRERIGDQDIPIVILGDPAYPLLPWLLKVYPENPNTPQSQRVFNYRLIRARMTVENTFGRWKGRFRRFSKRIDMEVPGVVNLTAASCVLHNMCELQKNEFLEDWMDGTTALLQPQSPPNELEGGDDATDIRSAFKTIFISQDGENIGTGSQPVC, encoded by the coding sequence ATGATACTCTACTACCTCGCCTCTACGTCCGAGTACCGAACGATTGCAAACCTCTTTGGAGTATCAAAGGCATTCCTTTGTAATTCTATCAAAGATGTGTCTTGTGCCATAATTAAAAGTCTGCAGGGAAGATTAATTTACATTCCAAAGAATGACGAGCTGAAATCTATCCTTGAGACTTACAGAGAAAAATGGGGTTTCCCAATGTGTGCTGGGGCTATTGATGGGACACATATCCCTATTATTGCACCAAAGGAGGACCACACCGACTATGTAAACAGAAAAGGTTACCACAGTGTTGTCATGCAGGCTGTGGTAGACTGTAACTACCTTTTTAGGGATGTTGTTATTGGATGGCCAGGTAGTGTTCACGACGCTCGCATCTTGTCGAATTCTAGTGTCTATGAGAAAGGGAACAACAAAACATTATTCCCAGATATTAGAGAAAGGATTGGGGATCAAGATATTCCGATTGTCATACTCGGTGACCCAGCTTATCCATTGCTGCCTTGGCTTTTGAAGGTATATCCTGAAAACCCGAACACTCCCCAGAGCCAAAGGGTGTTTAATTACAGATTGATCAGAGCGCGCATGACAGTCGAAAACACTTTCGGGCGATGGAAGGGTCGATTTCGCAGATTTTCCAAGAGGATAGATATGGAGGTACCTGGAGTGGTCAACTTAACTGCTGCATCCTGTGTTCTTCACAACATGTGtgaattacaaaaaaatgaattCTTGGAAGACTGGATGGATGGAACAACTGCACTTCTTCAGCCTCAGTCACCTCCAAATGAGCTTGAAGGAGGAGACGATGCCACAGACATTCGCTCAGCATTTAAGACCATTTTTATATCTCAAGATGGTGAGAACATTGGAACAGGGTCACAACCTGTATGCTAG
- the LOC138022150 gene encoding uncharacterized protein: protein MQLEQQGVKCDVKAIISKIRKLRQKYKQEKNKTKKSGRARERKWKFFDKMDGIMGHRANISPPLVLDSSTDQTEEGNMSYSEDVNMHHVMSDAESDGAVADGGATPPVQMDSLTGGPSESCSSTTPSTGSKAVINKVPSGKALPKSCSTKRTKLERSLELLCDKMITSAASEMDRFFKIEEERHKREMALQLEQTKIEAERRREERQHELAVLQLLTRNAYMPTTSMQSSAGPVVYSPTGYDDPGQRDSRLFGWGYGTMGGVVDESARSYSSSESSYTPL, encoded by the exons ATGCAACTTGAGCAACAAG GCGTCAAATGTGATGTAAAGGCGATTATAAGCAAAATACGGAAACTTCGTCAAAAGTATAAACaggagaaaaataaaacaaagaagagtGGGAGAGCTCGAGAGCGAAAATGGAAATTCTTCGATAAAATGGACGGCATAATGGGTCACAGGGCTAACATTTCGCCACCTCTGGTCCTTGATTCAAGTACTGACCAGACTGAGGAAGGCAACATGTCATATTCGGAAGATGTCAACATGCATCATG TTATGAGTGATGCTGAAAGTGATGGTGCTGTCGCGGATGGAGGAGCTACCCCTCCTGTACAAATGGATTCACTTACTGGGGGTCCATCCGAATCATGTTCATCCACTACTCCAAGTACAGGTTCGAAGGCAGTCATTAATAAGGTACCCAGTGGGAAAGCACTACCAAAAAGCTGCAGCACCAAAAGGACTAAGTTGGAGAGATCTCTTGAGCTTCTCTGTGACAAGATGATAACCTCGGCAGCTTCAGAAATGGACAG ATTTttcaagattgaagaagaacgGCACAAGCGGGAAATGGCATTACAGTTGGAGCAGACAAAGATAGAGGCCGAGAGGCGACGAGAGGAAAGGCAACACGAGTTAGCAGTTCTTCAACTCTTAACACGCAATGCATATATGCCTACGACAAGCATGCAGTCATCAGCTGGACCTGTGGTATACAGTCCAACTGGGTATGATGATCCAGGCCAACGTGATAGCAGATTGTTTGGATGGGGCTATGGGACCATGGGTGGAGTAGTAGACGAAAGTGCGCGTTCATATTCGTCATCAGAGTCCAGCTACACACCGTTGTAA
- the LOC138019667 gene encoding VPS9 domain-containing protein 1-like encodes MTEGVGACMPIALRSVGDAIRLDSENKTKEAYCQYLSCVIYISQVLKDDAWDKDLGQVFNNDTAKLFRLLQQCQERAFTIISSLGDNMSSFQVPNVHSGQGVQQTHVDSNTTNLSQFSQSSLAPQSAGSHKLSEQSVTVITPSTDEHLQLPSPPGSPKPHHRRTGSYDPLERAYQENKQLITAYRARMQNANKGRRNQDVISKNLSLMRRMSENLKIAKAREEAIKKKILERQQRLQEETNRRFGPAVLSSKEEIEQRVLYTKILEFEQETVWPKNLRGRLTLMPTDAKLIKEIITKIFSSSDHPLTQFLLQYQYHVYRKLAPLVKDVGSPHATRKSQASGIDNDTVPTETNLDNEQSTEEINSLRDNEEDVGNDLETRIEDTKKSAPVESFQEGLVSETSEFAEGKNDGVGDNRDGDLCKAFARDEENVASTHPDENLDSSMDLEKLKNLLAENAPGSSPTEDMMPEGQSQTELKSSSFDGMNESEKLEIYFQELEDDMFGWESNGEESCETENENVYVAGSNVVVNEESFKGDMEDSGLQMGEVRSENHSMDVVPEGASSRQSDSSVGRGKNWFKWSDGEDKESLSEEVKPFKEKDNEMADVADQDKGVTDGNNAIEESPAIVNFEQESTGDGTNQERESEHDKEDKGLKTRETEAKPNVYSKEEISPVISEEPHKERGGQNDVKEQGESHMSKLPVHKESSVDNKQEHGAVSTSDEVRNQLKDVLLDVRFFLEKLQNLLILAYEPLDTAAGRDLCYSCVEFPFFKPLWPKLLAVLRQVNYEKEIYLADVMSTNIDKGPGEMGVPQRLCMEDQKLLDSTGNKYPYQMAVEELHKVVTLFCPLEKLECLVRTSRCICQCVEDYWENKGKPRHSPETAIGCDDLLPILSFVIIRSGMAQLVSECDAMEEFIPEGYLMGEEGYCLTTLMTALAYLATLKST; translated from the exons ATGACTGAAGGTGTCGGTGCTTGCATGCCAATAGCTCTTCGATCAGTCGGAGACGCTATAAGACTCGACTCAGAGAACAAAACTAAG gaagccTACTGTCAATACCTAAGTTGTGTAATTTACATTTCACAAGTTTTAAAAGATGATGCTTGGGATAAAG ATCTTGGTCAGGTCTTCAACAATGACACAGCTAAGTTGTTTCGGTTACTTCAGCAATGCCAGGAGAGAGCTTTTACAATTATCTCCTCTTTGG GAGATAACATGTCTTCCTTCCAGGTACCTAATGTGCATTCTGGGCAAGGTGTTCAGCAAACGCATGTTGACAGTAACACTACTAACTTGAGCCAATTCAGTCAGTCTAGCTTAGCACCTCAATCTGCAGGATCTCATAAACTGTCTGAGCAGTCAGTAACAGTCATAACACCATCTACGGATGAACACCTTCAGCTTCCTTCACCTCCTGGCTCACCTAAGCCACATCATAGAAG AACTGGCAGTTATGACCCATTAGAGAGAGCATATCAGGAAAACAAGCAGTTAATAACAGCATATAGGGCAAGAATGCAGAATGCAAACAAAGGAAGAAGAAACCAGGATGTGATATCAAAG AATCTGAGTTTAATGAGGAGAATGTCGGAAAATCTTAAAATTGCCAAGGCCAGGGAAGAAGCC ATAAAGAAGAAAATTCTTGAACGACAACAAAGACTGCAAGAAGAAACAAACAG ACGGTTTGGACCTGCAGTGTTATCTTCAAAGGAAGAGATAGAACAGCGTGTTTTGTACACAAAGATTTTGGAGTTTGAACAGGAAACG gTGTGGCCGAAGAATTTACGTGGACGGTTGACACTTATGCCAACAGATGCAAAATTGATCAAAGAAATCATAACCAAGATTTTTAG TTCTTCTGACCATCCGCTGACCCAGTTCCTTCTCCAGTACCAGTATCACGTGTATCGGAAACTTGCACCTCTGGTAAAGGATGTTGGATCGCCTCATGCAACACGAAAAAGCCAAGCTTCGGGCATAGACAATGATACTGTTCCAACTGAAACTAATCTCGACAATGAACAGTCTACCGAAGAAATAAACAGTTTACGTGATAATGAGGAAGATGTAGGAAATGACTTGGAAACCAGAATAGAGGATACAAAAAAATCTGCTCCAGTTGAATCTTTTCAGGAAGGATTGGTTAGCGAAACAAGTGAGTTTGCTGAGGGGAAGAATGATGGCGTAGGAGACAACAGGGATGGAGATCTTTGTAAAGCATTTGCCAGAGATGAAGAGAATGTGGCCTCAACTCATCCTGATGAAAATCTTGATTCAAGCATGGATTTAGAGAAACTCAAGAATCTTCTTGCAGAAAATGCTCCAGGTAGTTCACCCACAGAGGATATGATGCCAGAAGGTCAATCACAGACTGAACTCAAATCCAGTTCTTTTGATGGAATGAACGAATCTGAAAAATTAGAGATTTATTTCCAAGAACTTGAGGATGACATGTTTGGTTGGGAAAGCAATGGAGAGGAATCCTGCGagacagaaaatgaaaatgtttatgTAGCTGGGAGTAATGTAGTGGTTAATGAGGAATCTTTTAAGGGAGATATGGAGGATAGTGGTTTACAGATGGGAGAGGTCAGATCAGAAAATCATTCCATGGATGTTGTACCTGAAGGGGCTTCTTCCAGACAGTCGGATTCATCTGTAGGAAGAGGCAAAAACTGGTTCAAGTGGAGTGACGGAGAGGATAAAGAATCATTGAGTGAAGAGGTGAAACCTTTCAAGGAGAAAGACAATGAAATGGCTGATGTTGCAGATCAAGACAAGGGAGTTACAGACGGTAATAATGCGATAGAAGAAAGTCCTGCAATTGTAAACTTTGAACAGGAATCCACTGGTGACGGGACTAACCAGGAAAGAGAAAGTGAGCACGATAAAGAAGATAAAGGGTTAAAAACGCGTGAAACTGAAGCAAAACCCAATGTTTACAGCAAGGAGGAGATCTCACCTGTAATTTCAGAAGAACCACACAAGGAGAGAGGAGGACAAAATGATGTTAAGGAGCAAGGGGAGTCCCATATGTCCAAGTTACCTGTACATAAAGAAAGCAGTGTTGATAACAAACAAGAACACGGAGCAGTCTCAACGAGTGATGAAGTCAGGAATCAGTTAAAAGATGTTCTCTTGGATGTTCGGTTTTTTCTTG agaaactTCAGAATTTGCTTATCCTTGCTTACGAGCCCCTGGACACGGCAGCTGGGCGAGACCTTTGTTATTCCTGTGTGGAGTTTCCATTCTTCAAGCCCTTGTGGCCCAAGCTGCTCGCTGTACTCAG ACAAGTGAATTACGAGAAGGAGATTTACTTAGCCGATGTAATGTCAACTAACATCGATAAAGGACCTGGTGAAATGGGTGTACCGcaaaggctttgtatggaggaTCAG AAACTGCTCGACTCCACAGGCAACAAATATCCGTATCAAATGGCTGTGGAAGAACTTCACAAAGTGGTGACGTTATTTTGTCCGTTGGAAAAGTTGGAGTGTTTAG TTCGTACATCGCGTTGTATTTGTCAGTGTGTGGAGGATTATTGGGAGAATAAAGGAAAGCCTCGTCACAGTCCAGAAACTGCGAT TGGTTGCGACGATTTGTTGCCCATTCTGAGTTTTGTGATAATTCGAAGTGGAATGGCTCAGTTGGTTTCTGAATGCGATGCCATGGAGGAATTTATACCCGAGGG gtATCTCATGGGTGAAGAAGGGTACTGTCTCACGACTCTCATGACGGCCCTGGCATATCTTGCGACCCTCAAATCCACATGA